One stretch of Streptomyces sp. R21 DNA includes these proteins:
- a CDS encoding amino acid ABC transporter ATP-binding protein, with protein MTAMVKSEGVHKSFGPVEVLKGIDLEVKNGEVFCLIGPSGSGKSTFLRCINHLEQINAGRLYVDGDLVGYREKGDKLYELKDSEVARKRRDIGMVFQRFNLFPHMTALENVMEAPIQVKGVSKSQARERAGQLLEQVGLADKAKSYPAQLSGGQQQRVAIARALAMDPKLMLFDEPTSALDPELVGDVLDVMRDLAESGMTMIVVTHEMGFAREVGDSLVFMDGGVVVESGNPRDVLTNPQHERTQSFLSKVL; from the coding sequence ATGACCGCGATGGTGAAGTCCGAGGGCGTGCACAAGTCCTTCGGCCCGGTCGAGGTGCTCAAGGGCATCGACCTGGAGGTGAAGAACGGCGAGGTCTTCTGTCTCATCGGTCCCTCCGGCTCCGGCAAGTCCACGTTCCTGCGATGCATCAACCACCTGGAGCAGATCAACGCCGGGCGGCTGTACGTCGACGGCGATCTGGTGGGCTACCGCGAGAAGGGCGACAAGCTCTACGAGCTCAAGGACAGCGAAGTCGCACGCAAGCGCCGGGACATCGGCATGGTCTTCCAGCGCTTCAACCTGTTCCCGCACATGACGGCGCTCGAGAACGTCATGGAGGCGCCGATCCAGGTCAAGGGCGTCAGCAAGTCCCAGGCGCGGGAGCGCGCGGGCCAGCTCCTTGAGCAGGTCGGCCTCGCCGACAAGGCGAAGAGCTACCCCGCACAGCTCTCCGGCGGCCAGCAGCAGCGCGTGGCGATCGCCCGCGCGCTGGCGATGGACCCGAAGCTGATGCTCTTCGACGAGCCGACCTCGGCGCTCGACCCGGAGCTGGTCGGTGACGTCCTCGACGTCATGCGCGACCTCGCCGAGTCCGGCATGACGATGATCGTCGTCACCCACGAGATGGGCTTCGCCCGCGAGGTCGGCGACAGCCTGGTCTTCATGGACGGCGGTGTGGTGGTCGAGTCCGGCAACCCCCGCGACGTGCTGACGAACCCGCAGCACGAGCGGACGCAGTCGTTCCTGTCGAAGGTGCTCTAG
- a CDS encoding amino acid ABC transporter permease has product MTDKFDKSPSDTPPGGEVSKTASATPPEAIKAIPVPHYGRWASGIIVVALLAALVFAFSQGDIQWHAVSDTLFDSSVIKGAGRTLLISILAMIMGVVLGIILAVMRLSKNPVTSSVAWLYIWFFRGTPVYVQLLLWFNLALIFPVLNLGPIYKDEMVDVMTPFMAALLGLGLNEAAYMAEICRAGLLAVDEGQTEASHALGMSHTKTLRRIVIPQAMRVIVPPTGNEFINMLKTSSLVYVVTYNELLRSTSAIGSTSYAVMELLFVASIWYLVMTSVFSVFQYYLERYYARGSSRSLPPTVFQKIRANLFTKGSPRGAV; this is encoded by the coding sequence GTGACTGACAAGTTCGACAAGTCCCCCTCGGACACACCACCCGGGGGTGAGGTCTCCAAGACGGCGTCCGCAACCCCGCCGGAGGCCATCAAGGCGATCCCCGTGCCGCACTACGGGCGGTGGGCCAGCGGCATCATCGTCGTCGCGCTGCTCGCGGCGCTCGTCTTCGCGTTCTCGCAGGGCGACATCCAGTGGCACGCGGTCTCCGACACCCTCTTCGACTCCTCCGTCATCAAGGGCGCCGGGCGCACGCTGCTGATCAGCATCCTCGCCATGATCATGGGCGTGGTGCTCGGCATCATCCTCGCCGTGATGCGGCTCTCGAAGAACCCGGTGACCAGCTCGGTCGCCTGGCTGTACATCTGGTTCTTCCGCGGCACCCCGGTCTACGTCCAGCTGCTGCTCTGGTTCAACCTGGCGCTGATCTTCCCCGTCCTCAATCTCGGTCCGATCTACAAGGACGAGATGGTGGACGTGATGACGCCGTTCATGGCGGCCCTGCTGGGCCTCGGCCTGAACGAGGCCGCCTACATGGCGGAGATCTGCCGCGCCGGCCTGCTGGCCGTCGACGAGGGCCAGACGGAGGCCTCCCACGCGCTGGGCATGAGCCACACCAAGACGCTGCGCCGGATCGTGATCCCGCAGGCGATGCGGGTGATCGTGCCGCCGACGGGCAACGAGTTCATCAACATGCTGAAGACCTCCTCGCTGGTGTACGTGGTGACGTACAACGAGCTGTTGCGGTCGACATCGGCGATCGGCTCCACGTCGTACGCCGTGATGGAGCTGCTCTTCGTCGCCTCGATCTGGTACCTGGTGATGACCAGCGTGTTCAGCGTCTTCCAGTACTACCTGGAGCGGTACTACGCACGCGGTTCCAGCCGCAGCCTGCCGCCGACCGTCTTCCAGAAGATCAGGGCGAACCTGTTCACCAAGGGCAGCCCGAGGGGAGCGGTGTGA
- a CDS encoding ABC transporter substrate-binding protein has protein sequence MTASSTRRTNVARSRTAAVGAIAVAGALLLAGCGDQTSGGDGNKKETGAANSAPLFSKLPKKIQDAGVIKVGTNAEYAPMESTEGGKIVGVDPDLADALSKQLGVKFQFTSGSFDGLITAVNSGRYDIAMSSITDNKQRQEGLDDKGKKLGQGVDFVDYFTAGTAIYVKKGNPEGIQGIEDLCGKTAAVQRGTTYEKALQDQSKKCKDSGKKAIDIESFDNDTEAQTRVKSGGAVAGINDYPVAIDLARKADGGNAYEVINKQYDAGPFGIILSKKNTELRDVLKEAVDAIIKDGSYKKVLEKWGAQSGAIDKSAINGGK, from the coding sequence ATGACCGCAAGCTCCACCCGTCGTACGAACGTCGCGCGCTCACGAACAGCCGCGGTCGGTGCGATCGCGGTCGCCGGCGCCCTGCTGCTCGCCGGCTGCGGCGACCAGACCAGCGGTGGCGACGGGAACAAGAAGGAGACCGGTGCCGCCAACAGCGCCCCGCTCTTCTCCAAGCTGCCGAAGAAGATCCAGGACGCGGGCGTCATCAAGGTCGGCACGAACGCCGAGTACGCCCCGATGGAGTCGACCGAGGGCGGCAAGATCGTCGGCGTCGACCCGGACCTGGCGGACGCGCTGAGCAAGCAGCTCGGTGTGAAGTTCCAGTTCACCTCCGGCTCCTTCGACGGCCTGATCACGGCGGTCAACTCCGGTCGCTACGACATCGCGATGTCGTCCATCACGGACAACAAGCAGCGTCAGGAGGGCCTGGACGACAAGGGCAAGAAGCTCGGCCAGGGCGTCGACTTCGTCGACTACTTCACCGCGGGCACGGCCATCTACGTGAAGAAGGGCAACCCCGAGGGCATCCAGGGCATCGAGGACCTGTGCGGCAAGACGGCCGCCGTCCAGCGGGGCACCACGTACGAGAAGGCCCTTCAGGACCAGTCCAAGAAGTGCAAGGACTCGGGCAAGAAGGCCATCGACATCGAGTCGTTCGACAACGACACCGAGGCCCAGACGCGTGTGAAGTCCGGCGGCGCGGTGGCCGGCATCAACGACTACCCGGTGGCGATCGACCTGGCCCGCAAGGCCGACGGCGGCAACGCCTACGAGGTCATCAACAAGCAGTACGACGCCGGCCCGTTCGGCATCATCCTCAGCAAGAAGAACACCGAGCTGCGTGACGTGCTGAAGGAAGCCGTCGACGCGATCATCAAGGACGGCTCGTACAAGAAGGTCCTGGAGAAGTGGGGCGCGCAGTCGGGCGCGATCGACAAGTCCGCGATCAACGGCGGCAAGTGA
- a CDS encoding NADP-dependent malic enzyme yields the protein MAAEIVNPRSDSTTGHEGDAEPVNSGHAAEGAGSVESVGSFAFDPAFALHRGGKMAVQATVPVRDKDDLSLAYTPGVAKVCSAIAEQPELVHDYTWKSSVVAVVTDGTAVLGLGDIGPEASLPVMEGKAILFKQFGGVDAVPIALACTGVDEIVETVVRLAPSFGGVNLEDISAPRCFEIERQLQERLDIPVFHDDQHGTAVVTLAALRNAAKLTGRTLGDLRAVISGAGAAGVAIAKFLLAAGIGDVAVADRKGVVSADRDDLTPVKRELAEITNKAGISGSLEAALSGADVFIGVSGGTVPEPAVASMAEGAFVFAMANPTPEVHPEVAHKYAAVVATGRSDFPNQINNVLAFPGIFAGALQVRASRITEGMKIAAADALAAVVGDDLAADYVIPSPFDERVAPAVTAAVAAAARAEGVARR from the coding sequence GTGGCAGCGGAGATCGTCAATCCTCGCAGCGACAGCACTACGGGCCATGAAGGCGACGCGGAGCCGGTGAATTCCGGCCACGCGGCCGAGGGTGCCGGTTCCGTTGAATCGGTCGGCTCCTTCGCCTTCGACCCGGCATTCGCGCTGCACCGCGGCGGCAAGATGGCCGTGCAGGCCACCGTGCCCGTCCGCGACAAGGACGACCTGTCCCTGGCGTACACGCCCGGCGTCGCGAAGGTGTGCAGCGCGATCGCCGAGCAGCCGGAGCTCGTCCACGACTACACGTGGAAGTCGTCCGTCGTCGCCGTCGTGACCGACGGGACGGCCGTCCTCGGGCTCGGTGACATCGGCCCGGAAGCCTCCCTCCCCGTGATGGAGGGCAAGGCGATCCTTTTCAAGCAGTTCGGCGGCGTCGACGCGGTGCCGATCGCCCTCGCCTGCACCGGTGTCGACGAGATCGTCGAGACCGTCGTCCGGCTCGCGCCCTCCTTCGGCGGCGTGAACCTGGAGGACATCTCGGCGCCCCGGTGCTTCGAGATCGAGCGTCAGCTCCAGGAGCGGCTGGACATCCCGGTCTTCCACGACGACCAGCACGGGACAGCTGTCGTCACGCTCGCGGCCCTGCGCAACGCGGCGAAGCTGACCGGGCGGACGCTCGGTGACCTGCGCGCGGTGATCTCGGGCGCCGGTGCGGCCGGGGTCGCCATCGCCAAATTCCTGCTCGCCGCGGGCATCGGCGATGTCGCGGTCGCGGATCGCAAGGGCGTCGTCTCGGCGGACCGGGACGACCTCACGCCGGTCAAGCGGGAGCTCGCGGAGATCACCAACAAGGCCGGGATCTCCGGCTCGCTGGAGGCGGCGCTCTCCGGAGCCGACGTCTTCATCGGGGTCTCCGGCGGTACGGTGCCGGAGCCGGCGGTGGCTTCGATGGCCGAGGGCGCGTTCGTGTTCGCCATGGCCAACCCCACCCCCGAGGTGCACCCCGAGGTCGCCCACAAGTACGCGGCGGTCGTCGCCACCGGGCGGTCCGACTTCCCGAACCAGATCAACAACGTGCTGGCCTTCCCCGGGATCTTCGCGGGGGCCCTGCAGGTGCGGGCCTCTCGGATCACGGAGGGGATGAAGATCGCTGCCGCCGACGCGCTGGCCGCGGTCGTCGGTGACGACCTTGCCGCGGACTACGTGATTCCCTCGCCGTTCGACGAGCGGGTGGCTCCGGCCGTTACGGCGGCGGTTGCCGCTGCGGCACGGGCGGAGGGCGTCGCTCGCCGCTGA